In the genome of Sphaeramia orbicularis chromosome 13, fSphaOr1.1, whole genome shotgun sequence, one region contains:
- the LOC115431519 gene encoding sodium- and chloride-dependent GABA transporter 2-like codes for MLTKLYAKTDGQAEERGQWASKVEFLLAVAGNVVGLGNVWRFPYLCYKNGGGAFLVPYLVFVATCGVPLFLLETTMGQYTQEGGITCWRKLCPLAEGIGYGGQLILLYSCMTYLIILSWALLYLVFSFSSQLPWASCNNDWNTDNCVDFSIRSNTSEWANLNLTTSAATEFWERRVLSISGGIEEVGSIRWEILLCLIVVWIACYFCIWKGVKSTGKVVYFTATFPYAMLLILLIRGLSLPGASEGLLFYLLPDIARLIDPQVWMEAGAQIFFSYSVGVGSLVVLGSYNTYNNNCYKDCLWLCLLNSCTSVVAGFAVFSVLGFMAHEQGVPIAEVAESGPGLAFIAYPQAVAMMPLPQLWAICFFIMLILLGLDTQFVAMEVVMTSIIDMFPSVMRRTGRREGFLLLFCCTCFLAQLVMVTEGGMFVFQLFDYYACNGACILFLCVFESLAMGWIFGADKLFGIIKDMTGMRANKFFKICWLYLAPLVSLGTFICSLVEYQPLTFNRWYVYPAWAYTVGWVLALSSILLVPGFALYKLSTGTGTLSQRFHRLCQSDPDYSPAHKQEAELQQIREAAVE; via the exons ATGTTGACAAAACTTTATGCAAAGACGGATGGTCAGGCTGAGGAGAGAGGACAATGGGCCAGTAAGGTGGAATTTCTTCTTGCTGTAGCAGGAAATGTTGTTGGTCTGGGAAATGTCTGGAGGTTTCCCTATCTGTGTTACAAAAATGGAGGGG GTGCGTTCCTGGTGCCTTATTTGGTGTTCGTGGCCACGTGCGGAGTACCTCTGTTCCTGCTGGAGACCACCATGGGCCAGTACACCCAGGAGGGTGGTATCACCTGCTGGAGGAAGCTCTGTCCTTTGGCAGAGG GTATTGGCTATGGAGGTCAGCTGATCCTCTTGTACAGCTGCATGACCTACCTCATCATCCTGTCTTGGGCTTTGCTATACCTGGTGTTCTCCTTCAGCTCCCAGCTCCCCTGGGCCAGCTGCAACAATGACTGGAACACAg ATAACTGTGTAGATTTTTCAATAAGAAGTAACACATCTGAATGGGCCAACCTGAATCTCACCACTTCTGCTGCCACGGAATTCTGGGA ACGGCGGGTTCTATCAATCTCAGGGGGGATTGAGGAGGTAGGCAGCATCCGTTGGGAGATTCTACTGTGCCTCATTGTTGTGTGGATCGCCTGCTACTTCTGTATCTGGAAAGGTGTCAAGTCTACAGGAAAA GTGGTTTATTTCACAGCTACTTTTCCTTATGCGATGCTGTTGATTCTGCTTATCCGTGGACTGTCTCTTCCTGGAGCTTCAGAGGGACTGTTGTTTTATCTCCTGCCTGACATCGCTCGGCTCATAGACCCTCAG GTGTGGATGGAGGCAGGAGCTCAGATCTTCTTCTCCTACAGCGTGGGTGTGGGCTCCTTAGTGGTGCTGGGCAGTTACAACACCTACAATAACAACTGTTATAA AGACTGTCTGTGGCTGTGTTTACTGAACAGTTGTACCAGTGTGGTGGCTGGGTTTGCAGTCTTCTCAGTGCTGGGATTCATGGCTCATGAGCAAGGCGTTCCCATTGCAGAGGTAGCGGAGTCAG GTCCAGGCTTGGCATTCATTGCGTACCCTCAGGCTGTAGCTATGATGCCCCTGCCTCAACTGTGGGCCATCTGTTTCTTTATCATGCTCATCCTTTTGGGTCTGGACACACAA TTTGTGGCCATGGAAGTGGTGATGACATCTATCATAGATATGTTTCCATCAGTCATGCGCCGAACGGGCCGACGGGAAggattcctcctcctcttctgctgtACTTGTTTCTTAGCTCAGCTCGTCATGGTCACTGAG GGAGGGATGTTTGTGTTCCAGTTGTTCGACTACTATGCTTGTAATGGAGCCTGCATcctctttctgtgtgtgtttgaatcCCTGGCGATGGGGTGGATCTTTG GCGCAGATAAGTTGTTTGGCATCATAAAGGACATGACAGGCATGCGAGCCAACAAGTTCTTTAAAATCTGCTGGCTCTACCTCGCACCGCTGGTGTCACTG GGCACCTTTATATGTTCTTTAGTGGAGTACCAGCCTCTGACCTTTAACCGCTGGTACGTGTACCCAGCCTGGGCGTACACAGTGGGCTGGGTATTAGCCCTGTCCTCCATCCTGCTTGTGCCCGGATTTGCACTGTATAAATTGAGCACTGGAACCGGGACCCTCAGCCAG CGTTTCCATCGCCTGTGCCAGTCTGACCCTGACTACTCACCTGCCCATAAGCAGGAGGCTGAGCTGCAGCAGATCAGAGAAGCAGCTGTggaatag
- the LOC115432195 gene encoding CLOCK-interacting pacemaker-like: MPKEEPCLSEASQSATSNKNAKDKGNKTTLLTICDTKTTDGSSGSGSHCSSEKDSGYSDTGSDWQQTDVEDQRGNKSQSGGSNCAASSQSGQNNNLREDSRENPTLVPVRPELKPLYIIKNMVLKQPDIIQNRGQLLWPSGSRGASVSGTNHVIMVRPPTLVPATLQLHKPLSHKSNITGKKISGTYLPILNSYPRIAPHPSKKPPDKSSSNDESQNMSKRVCTEYKSDDTTVTRSVHEQHIHKQPKLAVSTCGLPGPSLSPTTDNLTSSSSTNVSSSQASSSASTPSLSTTRGFHRNIVINTHHHCLRNTVEVLKKSGLLDITLRTKELLRQSNATERDIAQLRQHSDLLCHTASTNPNSITAWENLHRVMAETGSYPNLSDLQTLQTPHTHSESANKLESISEDDRVPPVGENSGMPRCDLPTVTNTRENSSVPQQSQSEQGSELQSSDKPPDKVTFMPPDSSTG, from the exons ATGCCAAAGGAGGAGCCTTGCTTGAGTGAGGCCAGTCAGTCTGCAACGTCCAACAAAAATGCTAAGGATAAGGGAAACAAGACAACTCTCTTGACAATATGTGACACTAAAACCACGGATGGTTCCAGTGGAAGCGGCTCACACTGTAGCTCAGAAAAAGACTCTGGCTACTCTG ACACTGGTTCAGACTGGCAGCAGACAGATGTGGAGGACCAGCGTGGTAACAAAAGCCAGTCTGGTGGAAGTAACTGTGCAGCTTCTTCACAGTCAGGCCAAAACAACAATCTCAGGGAGGATAGTCGTGAGAATCCTACCTTGGTGCCAGTGAGGCCTGAACTCAAACCTTTATATATCATAAAGAACATGGTGCTTAAGCAG CCGGACATCATCCAGAACCGAGGTCAGCTGCTCTGGCCAAGTGGAAGCAGAGGGGCCAGTGTTTCTGGTACCAACCATGTAATAATGGTCCGGCCGCCGACTTTAGTGCCTGCCACACTTCAACTCCATAAGCCCTTGTCCCATAAAAGCAACATCACAGGGAAGAAAATAAGTGGTACTTACCTACCGATTCTTAACTCATACCCTCGTATTGCCCCACACCCCAGCAAGAAGCCACCTGACAAATCCTCATCAAACGATGAATCCCAGAATATGAGTAAACGTGTCTGCACAGAATACAAGAGTGATGATACAACTGTGACCAGGAGTGTGCATGAGCAGCACATTCATAAGCAACCCAAATTAGCAGTCAGCACATGTGGGCTGCCAGGCCCATCTCTCTCTCCAACCACAGATAATCTGACTTCCTCCAGTTCCACTAATGTTTCATCGAGCCAGGCTTCCTCATCTGCATCCACACCCTCCTTATCCACAACCAGAGGATTTCACAGAAACATTGTCATCAATACTCACCACCACTGTCTCCGTAACACAGTAGAAGTTCTCAAGAAGTCAGGTTTGCTGGATATCACACTGCGAACTAAGGAGCTGCTACGCCAGAGCAACGCAACGGAGCGGGACATAGCCCAGCTACGGCAGCACTCTGACCTACTGTGCCACACTGCCAGCACAAACCCAAACAGTATCACAGCATGGGAAAATCTACACCGGGTCATGGCTGAGACTGGCAGCTACCCCAACCTCAGTGACTTGCAAACTCTACAGACACCACATACACATTCAGAGTCAGCCAATAAACTAGAAAGTATTTCTGAAGATGACAGAGTTCCACCGGTGGGTGAGAACTCAGGCATGCCTCGCTGTGACCTTCCCACAGTGACAAACACAAGGGAGAACAGTTCTGTACCACAGCAGTCTCAGTCAGAGCAAGGCAGTGAGCTTCAGTCGAGTGACAAACCTCCTGACAAAGTTACCTTTATGCCTCCTGACAGTTCTACTGGTTAG